One Plasmodium berghei ANKA genome assembly, chromosome: 13 genomic region harbors:
- a CDS encoding mediator of RNA polymerase II transcription subunit 20, putative, which produces MEKVVTMREIITNTRKIKLHENFLEDCNLKDTFYNALESVNCGYNDYVNIKTWLFATSEKLFSNNSEELAYIACDALKVLLCNSKYLHVIIYKLLKKNLEKYILKIMGICCLTVASRMQQINQTTCFKEILQLHNLSNIITEYNIRQIEIDVFVSLAHSGFCFEKTITPVNELHEIMNFIEEYEQLFEPGDFLIFKTANNLMLKIIYCMVPVFNMNVYNYSIVNYVLRLFITDNEKYIYAFQKLKEHYHDKEIIHISSFQNHMFNIISAFKNISIFSAKDYILKNQKDIELFDIINTKIEILWNNKEKEKTESRDS; this is translated from the coding sequence ATGGAAAAGGTCGTTACTATGAGAGAGATAATAACAAATACTAGGAAGATAAAATTGcatgaaaattttttagaaGATTGCAACCTAAAAGATACATTTTATAACGCTTTAGAATCCGTAAATTGTGGATATAATgattatgtaaatataaaaacatggCTTTTTGCTACTtcagaaaaattattttccaaCAACTCTGAAGAATTGGCATATATTGCATGTGATGCTTTAAAAGTACTTCTATGTAATAGCAAGTATTTGCatgtaattatttataaattgcttaaaaaaaatttagaaaaatatatactaaaGATTATGGGAATATGCTGTTTAACAGTTGCCTCAAGAATGCAGCAAATAAATCAAACAACATgttttaaagaaatattacaATTACACAATTTAAGTAACATAATAActgaatataatataaggCAAATAGAGATTGATGTTTTTGTTTCCTTGGCTCATTCAGGTTTTTGTTttgaaaaaacaattacACCTGTTAATGAACTGCATGAAATTATGAATTTTATAGAAGAATATGAGCAGCTTTTTGAACCTGGAGATTTTCTAATATTTAAAACCGCAAATAACTTaatgttaaaaattatttattgtatGGTACCAGTATTTAATATGAAcgtatataattattctattgttaattatgtattaagattatttataacggataatgaaaaatatatttatgcttTTCAGAAATTAAAAGAGCATTACCATGATAAAgaaattattcatatatcaAGTTTTCAAAATCATatgtttaatattattagcgcattcaaaaatatttcgaTATTTTCAGCAAAAGATTATATCctaaaaaatcaaaaggATATCGAATTATttgatattataaatacaaaaattgaAATACTTTGGAAcaataaagaaaaagaaaaaacgGAAAGTAGAGACTCATAG